The genome window GCGCGGCAGGTTCCGCTGTTCACAGACCTTCCATGCGCGGTTGGTTCCCACCTGAATACCGGAAACCGCGTCGACCACCATCAGTGCCGCATCACTGGTTTCAGCGGCGCAAATGAGCTGGCCGATAAAATCCGCATAGCCGGGAGTATCGGTAATGACAAAGCGGCGCTGTTTGCCACTGGCAGCGGTGTACACGCCGTCAAACGGCTTGGCGAAAATGGAAATCTGGTGTTCCTGTTCTTCGGGAGTCCAATCGGCCATACTGGTTTTATCGTCAACGGACCCGATGCGGTCATTGGCACCAAGGATATTGAGCATCACGTCCAGCAACGAGGTCTTTCCGCTCCCTGTATGCCCCATTAACGCAAAATTACGCACACCTGCAATCGGAATCCCCTTCATTGTTGCTCTCCTTGGTTTGTTAACTTTCTCCAAAAACAGCGCCTACGCACAGCGTATGGCGCACAGGAAGCTCTAAGATACACAGTCGGCAAGTGCGCGACAATGAATTTTCCAAACATTGGAAGATAGAAATTCTGCAACCGCATCTTTTCCACCCCTGGAAACGCGAAGGGCAGACTTTTCAGTCTGCCCTTCTTTTCTTCCAATGACTGGAAGCCTAAGGAATGCGGACTAAAACACGGTAGAAACGGGCGCCATCGGGGCGGGTATCGCTGCAGATCATATCGCTGCCGTCGCCAGCCACATCAGTCCAGCCTTCAAGGTCTGTCCATACTCCACCAACCAGGCTGTCTGTAACCTGCACGGTGTAATAACAGCCAACCTGCGAGTTCCACGCGATGAGCGACGTGTCGCCTGCCTGGCTTTGATCATGCGAGATGCGAAAATAGTCGCCCGTGTCATAGCGGTCAGTTCCGAGAGCAATCTCTTCTCCGTCCGCAAATCCATCGCCGTCGGTATCGGCCAGTGGATCAGGAGCGGCTTCGGCCTGTACGACTTCGGCCCCCAAAGCAATGTAATCCATTACTGCACCTAAGTGATCGAACTCATAACTGCCGAGATCGACCCGGTTGCCACCGGCAAAGTCGGCGGCACGGGGACGTTCATTTTTCGCCAGATCAACAACAGGGGCCAGATAGTAGGTTCCCTCATTGATACACGGCGAACCGGACTGCAACGTATAGTCCGCGTTAAAGAGCGGATCGGCATCAAAGGAAAATACCGCGTTAGCATGACCGAACTCAATATCGCTGTACCAAATATTGATGACCTCATCATCAACATAAATATTCGGAGCCACGCTGTTGGTCATCAATCGTGATGCTCCACTGATGGTCGCATTCGATGATGTGTTGCCCCAGAAGATCATATTCCGGAAGAATGGACGGCCAGCCGAACTGAGCCCCCCGCCGCGAGTATTGGCATGGTTGTCGGCCACGGTGCAGTTGACACCAATTGGCGCACAGCCATTCTCGACATAGATACCGCCTCCCAGGCCGAACGCCGGTTCCCAGGCGTTTTCTTCATAATCCGGATCTTCCGCCCAGGTCCGGTTGCCGGCAATCAGGCAGTTGATCAGCTCAGGAGCACTTTGATTTAGGATCAAAACTCCGCCGCCGTTTTCGTCCAATGACGTGATATCTGCCGCTTCGGAATTTGACAACGGGAACAGTACTGGCCCAAAAACAGGCAGATCGCCAATATTAAAATAGTTCGGTGCTTCGTTATTGACGATCACACACTGCCGGATTGAAGCATCACTGCCGGAGAGCGTAATCCCTCCTAAACAGTTAGAGATTGTGGTCCAAGTTATCTCCGCCAGATTATCATCCTGGATGTAAACTCCGCGGCCTTCGTGGTTGTAGACTTTGGATCCCTGAAGCAACACGCCGCTGCTTTGGCTTGCGTACAAACCATACTCCGAATCCGCGAGCGTACAGTCAATGATGTCCGGACCGCCGCCGCAAATCGAAATCGCTGCGAGACCGCAATTCTTGATGATGCAGTCACGGATCACAGGGCTCGCGTTGCTTATCTCGATTCCCTCTTCCGGTGCCAAAGGCGCCAAATCGTCTGAGGCATCAATGGTAAAACCCTGGACAACCGTATGGAGGTTTTCGTTGTTGATGAACACAAAACCGGAGCCGTAGGCGTGTGTGCGGATCTCGGTCACAGCCGCACCGTTCCACGAACGAATGGTAATTTCCTTTCCGCGCGGAGTAATATCGTAGTTCCCTAATCCTTCATAGAGCCCGTCAGCAACCAGAATGGTCATACCATTCACCGTATTGGAGCTGTCGATCGCCTCCTGAATTGCATCAAACGGATAGGTGATAGAACCGTTTTCATTGGTATTGCTCCGCTCAGGATCGCCCGGATACCCGTCGTTGGCTTCAATGTCGTCGTCGTCATCGTCGTCCACAAAGACCGGATCCACTGGATTCACCGGCTGACTGCCAAACAAATTAACCTCATCACCGTCCGTCAAGCCGTCTCCATCCGTGTCCTGCACAGTCGGATCAGTCCCGTTCAGATACTCTTCCAGATTGTTCAGGCCATCGCCGTCCGTGTCAACGGCCGGGTCGGCACCGGTCGCCGAACCAAAGTGGGCGAGTTCCCAAATATCCGACATCCCGTCGCCATCCGTATCAACATAATCGGGATCATGCACCTGAGGGTCTGTGCCCTTGCGGTATTCAAGAAGGTTGGACGCCTGATCTGAATCCGGATCACCGGTTGCATCATCCACCGTCGGATCCAGTTCGTTGTTGACCTCCCATCCGTCGGGCATCCCATCAAAATCGGAATCGGAGTTATGGGGATCTGTCCCACTGTCAAATTCGGTATAGTTGCTAAGGCCATCGCCATCGAGATCCGCCGCAGCATCATTAAGAAGCGGATTAAGATCGTTGTTTATCTCCCAGTTGTCCGGCATTCCATCCGTATCGGTATCAGAACGTCTGGGATTGGTTCCTCTTCTGTATTCATCCAGATTGGTCAGACCATCCGAATCCGGATCCTCAGCGGCATTTCCAATAGTAGGATCGAATTCATACAACACTTCCCAACCGTCCGAAAGCTGGTCGCTATCGGTATCGAAATTATGAGGGTCGGTATCGTTCTGATATTCCTGAAGGTTCGTCAACCCATCACCGTCCCAATCCTCTCCGCCGTCAGCGGCCAAGTTCGGGTCGAGACCATTTTCAAGTTCCCACTTGTTAGGTATGCCATCACCGTCAAGATCGGGATCGAGCGGATCGGTACCGTTGGCCACTTCCTGTCCGTCAGAGACTCCGTCGTTATCAGTGTCCGGATCCTGAGGGTCGGTACCGCGGTTGTATTCCTCGAGATTCGTAAGGCCGTCATCATCGGCATCCGCATCGGCATCATTCACCAACGGATTGAAGCCTTTATCCAGCTCCCAACCATCGTCCATGCCGTCACCGTCCGTGTCCGGATCCAAAGGATCGGTACCGTTCTGGTACTCTTCTGTATTGGTCAGGCCATCGGGTGCCAAATCCCCGTCTTCGTTTTTATCTTCATCCCCGTCCGCGTTATATTGCGCCGGATTTAATCCGTATTTAACCTCCCAGCCGTCCGGCATGCCGTCGCCATCGCTGTCAGGGTTGTTCGGATTGATTCCCTGCGAGATTTCATCACCATCTAAAATTCCGTCATCATCAGAGTCTGCATCAAGCGGATCGGTACCATCGGTGATTTCTACTCCATCCAACAGCCCATCGTCATCCGAATCGTCATCCCATGGATCTGTTCCATTAAGATACTCCTGCAGGTTGGTCAACCCGTCTGTATCACTGTCAACGGCCCCATCGGCAGGATCTGTATATACAAATCCATTATCCAGCTCCCAGCCATCCGGCATGCCATCCTCATCACTATCCACAAATTCATAGCAACCCATATCAATAGGCAGAAGCCCCAGCGATCGAGAATTTCCATCCAGATCGTTTTCCGGAATAACATTTGTGCCCCAGACAAAGCTGGTATCCGGAACGCCCCGACTATATGCCGCCGATGGGATGGCTGATAAATGATAATCTCCGGAACCCACAAACAACGGATCCCCTGTTCGAATGCCTTCACCACTGTACCCAAACTGGATATTACTGAAGTCAACGGCAATACTGCCGGTACGACAGTGAATATTCGGATAATGATAGCGATTGGTGCGCACATTATCTTCGATCAGCGCATCATTGGCTGTGTTGTCCCAGAAAATCATGTTCAGCAACTGCGGATACCCGCTGGAACTGATTCCACCACCACGTGTGTTGGAGTGGTTATCCGCAACGGTACAGTTCACTCCGGTCGGATAACATTCTGTACCGATATAGACTCCACCGCCCAACCCATATGCCTGAACCAGTTCGTTGTCTTCATTGTATTGCGGACTCGGATCATCCGCCCAGGTTATATTCCCGACAATCAAACAGTTGCGAATTAATGGCGATGCGCCGCGCAGCAGCAATAACCCTGCTCCGTTTTCATCCTCATCAACAGTATCAGTCAAGCCTTCTGCTGTGTAATCCACCAACCGTATTGCCACCCAATCACCGCTTTCATCGGTGTAATAGGTTGGCGCATGATTTTCTTTGACAATACAGTTCTCAAAGAGAGATACGCTGTTATCGAACGTAACGCCGCCCAGATTGTGAATAAAGGTGGATCCAGACACGCGCGCATCCGGGTCGTCAATCACGACCAGACCACGACCGAGACAGTTGGATACGACCGTATCCTGCACAACCATTCCGGAACTGTAATAGACCTGAATCCCCACACCGGCATCACCAGCCCGACCGATTCCTATGGTATAAATGTTATTGCTGATAATAGCAGGTGTGGAATCAACCGCCTGAATTCCCCATTTAGTCATGGTTATTTCGCAGTTTTCGATGACTGGAGCCGCACCGCCGGAGCAGGAAACAGCCGACAATTCACATTCATAGATGAAACAATCCTGAAGAACAGGCGCAGCATTGCTGACCACAATACCATCCACCTGATCACAATCGCCATCACTGGAACTGCACAGCGTTGTCGTTAATGAAAACCCTTTAATGACAGTATTGGTTGTCTCTTCAGAATTAATCAGGAAAACGGGGCCGCGGCCATCACTGCTGATAACTGTTCCATCCCGGTCATTCCATGAACGAATCGTAATAGCTTTACCCTGCGGGTTAATATTATAATTTCCATTCCCCTGATAATCTGTACCCGGCATCACTAGAACGGTCAGGCCGTTTGAAGCGGCATTAATCCCTTCCTGAATGGCATCAAAAGGATGAGCATAGGAACCATCTTCCGCAGGGTCAGAAATATATGTAGTACCTGGCCATGGATCATTGGGGCCATCATCATCCACGAAAATCGGGTCGCGAGCATTGGTTGGGTCGGTATTCAGAGCAATTTCATCTGCATCCAAAAGGCCGTCATGATCGCGGTCCGTCGTTGCCGGATCCTCAGGCACGAGCGGGTTCCAGCCATTCTCGACCTCCCAGCCATCCGGCACACCGTCGTTGTCTGTATCTGCGTCCAAAGGATCGGTGATGTATCCATACGTCCCATTGACTTCTTCACCATCGGTCAGACCATCATTATCACTGTCGGCATCCAAAGGATCGGTTCCCAATGTGTACTCTTCAAAATTGGTCAGCCCATCGCCATCCGCATCCAGACCACTGTCGTCCACAAGCGGATCCAACCCGTTTTCAAGCTCCCAACCATCCGGCATGCCATCACCATCACTGTCAGATGAAGCCGGATCGGTTCCGCCTGCATACTCGTCTTCATTCAGAACACCATCTCCATCCGGATCACCGGCGCGGTCATCCAGCAGAGGATTTAGTCCGTACCGGACCTCCCAGCCATCCGGCATGCCATCGTCATCACTATCAGAAGCCAGCGGATCTGTTCCGTAATCGAGCTCCCCATCCACAAAGCCGTCTGCATCCGCATCGGTTCCAGCGGCATATGCATTAGTGGAAACAAATCCATCACTGCCATCCACCAACCCATCGCCATCCGTATCCGGAGTTCGCGGATCTGTGTTATAAATCTGAACCTCATCGAGTCCATCAATCAAACCATCACCATCCTGGTCATTGAGGGTTGGATTCAAACCGGCAAGATATTCTCCCCAGTTATTGATGCCATCACCGTCCGGGTCAGAAAACGGACCGTTTGTAATCGAGCCGCCGAAATATTCCTCTTCCCAGCTATCCAACATCCCGTCGGAATCAACATCATAGGAAACCCCGAAAATCTGCAGCCCGCTGGTTCCGTCGGCCAGGTAGATATAATCCCCACGGGCAAAAACCGCATTCCCGCCGCCATAGGTTGGATACTGGACAAAATGGACAGGATTCTGCAGATCTGTGATATCCAGCACTTCAAGCCCACTGTCTCCTTCCGCAATGTAGAGGAAGTTGCCCGCCACATAGATATCACGCGGAATGGCTTCAGTAGCGATTGCCTGCCTGCCGTCCAGTCGGTTCAAATTCATGTCAAAGATCCCGACTTCCTTGCTGCGCGAAGCGACAAACAAACGGGATCCATCTCCGCACACCGCATACAGACTGGGAGACGTGGACGACCCCAGCAGAGCTGATGTTCGATATTGTGGATCGGTTGGGTCTGAAATATCAATGGCTGTAACCGTATCATTGCCCGTTACAAGATAGGCTGATGACCCAGAAACGTAGACATCAAACACATACTCTCCGCCCATACTTTTGCGTCCGGCAAGAACCGGTGACGAAGGGTTACTGATATCTACAACCTCCAACCCGCCAACATAATATCCACCATTACCATCAGCAATATACGCATAATTTCCCTGCACAACAACACGCACGGCTTTTCCCGGAGTATTATAAGAAGCCAGTTTTGTTGGAATCAAAGGATTCGATACATCAACCACCACCAAACCGTTTGTACCATCTGCAATACAGGCAATTCCATTGGTTGTAACGGCAACTCCGCTGGCAAATCCATCGGTATTCAACGATGCAATACCAAATCTCTCACCAACAGCCCCCAAAGAACCGGCCCGGAACGGATTTTCCGGATTGGATATATCAATAATGGTCAAACCAGCGTCGCCGTCAGCGATGTATGCATAATCACCCACCACAACGACGTCCATTGCTTCGTCACCGGTGCTGATCCCCACTCGATCAACAGAGTCCAGCAATCCGGTTGTGCTGAGCGGACTAAATCCATACTCCACCTCCCAACCGTCAAACAGACTGTCTCCATCCGTATCGGCATTCGTTGGATCGGTTCCGTTCAGGTATTCATCAAAATTGATCAAATGGTCATTATCAATATCACCCGCAGAATCCACCACATTGGTATCAAGCGGCGGAGAATAAATCAGCTCCCAGCTATCCGGCATCCCGTCTCCATCGGAGTCCAACACTGCGGACATTGCCTTAAACACATTCAACCGGCCGCCAGAAACCATTTTCCCGTCCAACACGGCCAGTTTATCCGTACTGTTCAGCAAAGCAGTCTTCACGTCCATATAGTTCATGGACGGACTTGCACTCCAAAGCAGAGCTGCCGCACCAACCACATGCGGAGTGGCCATAGACGTTCCGTCATATGCATCATATCCATTTTCAGGTACCGTACTGACAATTCCAACCCCCGGAGCTCCGAGGTCTACGGATGTCGCGCCATAATGAGAGAAAGATGCCAGTACATCATTTTCATCTGTGGCCGCAACCGCAATGATATTGGAAGCACTATAACTGGCCGGATAAAACGGATGACTGTCGTTGTCGTTGTTGTAATTTCCTGCCGCCGCCACAAAAAGGACCTCATCGGCATTGATCGATTCAATCGCATCTTCCAGCACAGCACTGGCTCCATACCCTCCCCAGCTGTTATTCTGGATACGAGCGCCCAGGGAAGCGGCATACAAAACCCCGTTTACGATTTCTGTGTCAGATGCTCCGTAACTATCAGCGCCGAGGATCTTGATTCCAACCATTGAAATATCCCAGCAGACCCCGGCAACGCCTCGGTTATTATTCCCGACACCGCCAATGGTACCGGCACAATGCGTTCCGTGACTGTGGTCATCTGTCGGATCATTATCGTTATTGTAAAAGTCCCATCCCTGCCAGTCGTCAACATATCCGTTGTTATCATCGTCGACGCCGTTACTCTGCTTAAGGCCGCCGTTTCCATCGGGTCCGTATTCTCCGGAATTAACCCACATGTTATCGGCCAAATCCTCATGTTCTCTATCAATTCCTGTATCGATCACAGCGACCAGAACTGAATCATTCCCGGTTTGAGTATCCCACGCTGAAGGAGCCTCAATGGCATCCATGCCCCAAAGCTGCGACCATCCGGGATCGCCGGGTTCCACCGTTGAAAAATAAACGTGATTAGGCTGAGTGCGCGAGATGACGCCGGGCTCACGTGCAAACAATGCAAGAGCATCATCAACCGCAAAGATTTCAGCAGAATCCAGCTGGAGCACATAATGATCCGGCAGCGCCAGCTTCTGTGCAATGGACGCGCCGTGCCGGGCAGCCAGCTCGACCAAATCCTTTTCCACGGCATCGTCTGCCAGCTTCACAACAATCTGATCAGCAACCATCACCACTTGAGAATCAACCACGTATTCTCCGGCAGATTTCCGGCTGATCGTTTCTTTATAGAGCTGTCGTGGATATTTTCCGCCGGCACGCACTAAGCGACGACGCTGAAAGCCCTGACCGGAAAGAGCCCTGACACTTTCGTCGAGAATATCATCTTTTTCCAAGGTTCGGAACGGACACTCTGCCTCCGCAATTTGCTGCTGACGATCAGCCCGAGCTGTTGCGAAAGAAGATTGAGAAACCTGAGTCTGCGTTGCTTCCTGTTCTGAGCCAAAACGATCCTGTTCCAGCACGCTTTGGCTAACAGGCGACATCCGGTTTCCAGAACCCGGTTCAGAGTGAACACGCCCCCGCAGCGCGGTGATTGCAGCCAGAAAAACAAGTCCGGCAACTGAGAACAGGATAATCGACCGTTTCATAATACTTACCATTCAAATGTTGAGGTAAAAATAAGCAGGAAAAGCACCCGTCTTTATTCATTCAGGCTTTCAACCCGCTTCTCCTCCGCTTCCCGCAATTTCGTCAGACGCTCCTGAAGACGGTCAGACTCGACTGCCTGTAGAATCTTCAGCTCTTCCTGTTTGATTGCACGTTCTGTGGAAGCCTCGGCCCGGTGACGCATCGCCAAGGAAGAATCCTCAGGAAGACCGGTTTCAAATGCCAGAGAATGAGGGTTGGCCATTCCAACGGTTACGAAAATAA of Tichowtungia aerotolerans contains these proteins:
- a CDS encoding S8 family serine peptidase, with amino-acid sequence MKRSIILFSVAGLVFLAAITALRGRVHSEPGSGNRMSPVSQSVLEQDRFGSEQEATQTQVSQSSFATARADRQQQIAEAECPFRTLEKDDILDESVRALSGQGFQRRRLVRAGGKYPRQLYKETISRKSAGEYVVDSQVVMVADQIVVKLADDAVEKDLVELAARHGASIAQKLALPDHYVLQLDSAEIFAVDDALALFAREPGVISRTQPNHVYFSTVEPGDPGWSQLWGMDAIEAPSAWDTQTGNDSVLVAVIDTGIDREHEDLADNMWVNSGEYGPDGNGGLKQSNGVDDDNNGYVDDWQGWDFYNNDNDPTDDHSHGTHCAGTIGGVGNNNRGVAGVCWDISMVGIKILGADSYGASDTEIVNGVLYAASLGARIQNNSWGGYGASAVLEDAIESINADEVLFVAAAGNYNNDNDSHPFYPASYSASNIIAVAATDENDVLASFSHYGATSVDLGAPGVGIVSTVPENGYDAYDGTSMATPHVVGAAALLWSASPSMNYMDVKTALLNSTDKLAVLDGKMVSGGRLNVFKAMSAVLDSDGDGMPDSWELIYSPPLDTNVVDSAGDIDNDHLINFDEYLNGTDPTNADTDGDSLFDGWEVEYGFSPLSTTGLLDSVDRVGISTGDEAMDVVVVGDYAYIADGDAGLTIIDISNPENPFRAGSLGAVGERFGIASLNTDGFASGVAVTTNGIACIADGTNGLVVVDVSNPLIPTKLASYNTPGKAVRVVVQGNYAYIADGNGGYYVGGLEVVDISNPSSPVLAGRKSMGGEYVFDVYVSGSSAYLVTGNDTVTAIDISDPTDPQYRTSALLGSSTSPSLYAVCGDGSRLFVASRSKEVGIFDMNLNRLDGRQAIATEAIPRDIYVAGNFLYIAEGDSGLEVLDITDLQNPVHFVQYPTYGGGNAVFARGDYIYLADGTSGLQIFGVSYDVDSDGMLDSWEEEYFGGSITNGPFSDPDGDGINNWGEYLAGLNPTLNDQDGDGLIDGLDEVQIYNTDPRTPDTDGDGLVDGSDGFVSTNAYAAGTDADADGFVDGELDYGTDPLASDSDDDGMPDGWEVRYGLNPLLDDRAGDPDGDGVLNEDEYAGGTDPASSDSDGDGMPDGWELENGLDPLVDDSGLDADGDGLTNFEEYTLGTDPLDADSDNDGLTDGEEVNGTYGYITDPLDADTDNDGVPDGWEVENGWNPLVPEDPATTDRDHDGLLDADEIALNTDPTNARDPIFVDDDGPNDPWPGTTYISDPAEDGSYAHPFDAIQEGINAASNGLTVLVMPGTDYQGNGNYNINPQGKAITIRSWNDRDGTVISSDGRGPVFLINSEETTNTVIKGFSLTTTLCSSSDGDCDQVDGIVVSNAAPVLQDCFIYECELSAVSCSGGAAPVIENCEITMTKWGIQAVDSTPAIISNNIYTIGIGRAGDAGVGIQVYYSSGMVVQDTVVSNCLGRGLVVIDDPDARVSGSTFIHNLGGVTFDNSVSLFENCIVKENHAPTYYTDESGDWVAIRLVDYTAEGLTDTVDEDENGAGLLLLRGASPLIRNCLIVGNITWADDPSPQYNEDNELVQAYGLGGGVYIGTECYPTGVNCTVADNHSNTRGGGISSSGYPQLLNMIFWDNTANDALIEDNVRTNRYHYPNIHCRTGSIAVDFSNIQFGYSGEGIRTGDPLFVGSGDYHLSAIPSAAYSRGVPDTSFVWGTNVIPENDLDGNSRSLGLLPIDMGCYEFVDSDEDGMPDGWELDNGFVYTDPADGAVDSDTDGLTNLQEYLNGTDPWDDDSDDDGLLDGVEITDGTDPLDADSDDDGILDGDEISQGINPNNPDSDGDGMPDGWEVKYGLNPAQYNADGDEDKNEDGDLAPDGLTNTEEYQNGTDPLDPDTDGDGMDDGWELDKGFNPLVNDADADADDDGLTNLEEYNRGTDPQDPDTDNDGVSDGQEVANGTDPLDPDLDGDGIPNKWELENGLDPNLAADGGEDWDGDGLTNLQEYQNDTDPHNFDTDSDQLSDGWEVLYEFDPTIGNAAEDPDSDGLTNLDEYRRGTNPRRSDTDTDGMPDNWEINNDLNPLLNDAAADLDGDGLSNYTEFDSGTDPHNSDSDFDGMPDGWEVNNELDPTVDDATGDPDSDQASNLLEYRKGTDPQVHDPDYVDTDGDGMSDIWELAHFGSATGADPAVDTDGDGLNNLEEYLNGTDPTVQDTDGDGLTDGDEVNLFGSQPVNPVDPVFVDDDDDDDIEANDGYPGDPERSNTNENGSITYPFDAIQEAIDSSNTVNGMTILVADGLYEGLGNYDITPRGKEITIRSWNGAAVTEIRTHAYGSGFVFINNENLHTVVQGFTIDASDDLAPLAPEEGIEISNASPVIRDCIIKNCGLAAISICGGGPDIIDCTLADSEYGLYASQSSGVLLQGSKVYNHEGRGVYIQDDNLAEITWTTISNCLGGITLSGSDASIRQCVIVNNEAPNYFNIGDLPVFGPVLFPLSNSEAADITSLDENGGGVLILNQSAPELINCLIAGNRTWAEDPDYEENAWEPAFGLGGGIYVENGCAPIGVNCTVADNHANTRGGGLSSAGRPFFRNMIFWGNTSSNATISGASRLMTNSVAPNIYVDDEVINIWYSDIEFGHANAVFSFDADPLFNADYTLQSGSPCINEGTYYLAPVVDLAKNERPRAADFAGGNRVDLGSYEFDHLGAVMDYIALGAEVVQAEAAPDPLADTDGDGFADGEEIALGTDRYDTGDYFRISHDQSQAGDTSLIAWNSQVGCYYTVQVTDSLVGGVWTDLEGWTDVAGDGSDMICSDTRPDGARFYRVLVRIP